A stretch of Pseudoclavibacter chungangensis DNA encodes these proteins:
- the aroA gene encoding 3-phosphoshikimate 1-carboxyvinyltransferase: protein MEIFDYSGPRFDVYREDAASEPLVLDDGPWPAPRADGPVEARLRIPGSKSRTNRELVLSALAREASILRRPLHARDTDLMVTALTQLGTTSDHLDEGGRFGDDLEIVPGTLTGGVSIDCGLAGTVMRFVPPLAALALGPVAFDGDESARRRPMGTTVEALTALGVDVRDDHRGRLPFSLYGTGRVQGGKVRIDASASSQFVSGLLLSAPRFRRGLTVRHTGEHLPSVPHIDMTLEALQGRGVAAERVDERTWHVPASPIAGAEITIEPDLSNAEPFLVAAIVAGGSVSIEDWPERTTQVGAQLVPILERFGATFERTDDGALVCSVERGIVEGHEVRGIDLDLGEAGELAPNLAALCALCSTPSRLTGIGHLRGHETDRLAALATELTKVGAEVTEFDDGLEIVPGELHGAEWSAYEDHRMATSGAIVGLAVDGVTIDDIGSTGKTLPQFPELWAELLRPGGEEPDEPGTISLADFGV, encoded by the coding sequence ATGGAGATCTTCGATTATTCCGGCCCGCGCTTCGACGTGTATCGCGAGGACGCGGCCTCCGAACCGCTCGTCCTCGACGACGGGCCCTGGCCCGCGCCTCGCGCCGACGGGCCCGTCGAGGCGCGCCTGCGCATTCCCGGTTCGAAGAGCCGGACGAACAGGGAGCTCGTGCTCTCGGCACTCGCGCGCGAGGCGTCGATCCTGCGGCGCCCGCTCCACGCCCGCGACACCGACCTCATGGTGACCGCGCTCACGCAATTGGGGACGACGTCCGACCACCTCGACGAGGGTGGCCGATTCGGTGACGATCTCGAGATCGTCCCGGGGACGCTCACGGGCGGCGTCTCGATCGACTGCGGGCTCGCGGGGACGGTCATGCGCTTCGTGCCGCCCCTCGCCGCGCTCGCGCTCGGTCCCGTCGCGTTCGACGGCGACGAGTCCGCCCGGCGGCGACCGATGGGCACGACCGTCGAGGCGCTCACCGCGCTCGGCGTCGACGTCCGTGACGACCATCGCGGCCGGCTCCCGTTCTCCCTCTACGGGACCGGTCGTGTGCAGGGCGGCAAGGTGCGCATCGACGCGTCGGCGTCGAGCCAGTTCGTCTCGGGTCTCCTGCTCTCCGCACCGCGGTTCCGCAGGGGGCTCACGGTGCGGCACACGGGCGAGCACCTGCCGAGCGTCCCGCACATCGACATGACCCTCGAGGCCCTGCAGGGGCGCGGCGTGGCGGCGGAGCGCGTCGACGAGCGGACGTGGCACGTGCCCGCGTCGCCGATCGCGGGCGCCGAGATCACGATCGAGCCCGATCTGTCGAACGCCGAGCCGTTCCTCGTCGCCGCGATCGTCGCCGGCGGCAGTGTGTCCATCGAGGACTGGCCGGAGCGCACGACGCAGGTCGGTGCGCAGCTCGTGCCGATCCTCGAACGCTTCGGGGCGACGTTCGAACGGACCGACGACGGTGCGCTCGTCTGCTCGGTCGAGCGCGGCATCGTCGAGGGCCACGAGGTGCGCGGTATCGACCTCGACCTCGGCGAGGCGGGCGAGCTCGCCCCGAACCTCGCCGCGCTGTGCGCCCTGTGCTCGACACCGAGCCGGCTGACGGGCATCGGGCACCTGCGCGGCCACGAGACCGACCGGCTGGCGGCACTCGCGACCGAACTCACGAAGGTCGGGGCGGAGGTCACCGAGTTCGACGACGGCCTCGAGATCGTCCCCGGCGAGCTGCACGGCGCCGAGTGGTCCGCCTACGAGGACCACCGCATGGCCACGTCGGGTGCGATCGTCGGGCTCGCGGTCGACGGCGTGACGATCGACGACATCGGCTCGACGGGCAAGACGCTCCCCCAGTTCCCCGAGCTCTGGGCGGAACTGCTCCGTCCCGGCGGCGAGGAGCCCGACGAGCCCGGGACGATCAGCCTCGCGGACTTCGGCGTGTGA
- the rsgA gene encoding ribosome small subunit-dependent GTPase A — protein sequence MTSRRVDAYDDYGDWDEEDVRVRPNPRANRPRSKHRPDHADAVPGLVLTIDRGRSTVLVGEDSDDERIATATRARELPRGSIITGDRVELVGDTSGDAGTLARIVRVADRSTLLRRSADDSDQVERSIVANADRMLVVAATTRPEPRPRLIDRYLVAAYDAGIEPMIVLTKTDLEPADAMRALVEPLGVRVFESRSDAPPLTALRRALAGHVTVMVGHSGVGKSTLVNALVPSAERQTGHVNEVTGRGRHTSSSSLMLRVVDDDGRTGWIIDTPGVRSFGLGHVDADHVLRGFPDLDAIAEECPRGCTHRRGAPDCELDAAAADGRLTGPSLARLESLRRLFDSMDAADEPGERAANP from the coding sequence GTGACTTCTCGACGTGTCGACGCCTACGACGACTACGGCGACTGGGACGAGGAGGATGTCCGCGTCCGCCCGAACCCGCGCGCCAACCGGCCCCGCAGCAAGCACCGGCCCGACCACGCCGATGCCGTGCCGGGACTCGTCCTGACGATCGACCGGGGGCGTTCGACGGTCCTCGTCGGCGAGGACAGCGACGACGAGCGCATCGCCACGGCGACGCGTGCCCGTGAACTGCCCCGAGGTTCGATCATCACGGGCGACCGCGTCGAGCTCGTCGGCGACACGTCCGGCGACGCGGGGACGCTCGCGCGGATCGTCCGGGTCGCGGATCGCTCGACGCTGCTCCGGCGGAGTGCCGACGACAGCGATCAGGTGGAGCGGAGCATCGTCGCCAACGCCGACCGCATGCTCGTCGTCGCCGCGACGACGCGTCCCGAGCCACGACCGCGGCTCATCGACCGGTACCTCGTCGCCGCGTACGACGCGGGTATCGAGCCGATGATCGTGCTGACGAAGACCGACCTCGAGCCGGCGGACGCGATGCGCGCGCTCGTCGAACCGCTCGGCGTCCGCGTCTTCGAGTCCCGCAGCGATGCACCGCCGCTGACCGCACTGCGGCGCGCGCTGGCCGGACACGTGACCGTCATGGTCGGGCACTCCGGCGTCGGGAAGTCGACGCTCGTCAACGCGCTCGTCCCGAGCGCCGAGCGACAGACGGGTCACGTCAACGAGGTGACGGGTCGCGGTCGGCACACGTCCTCGTCGAGCCTCATGCTGCGCGTCGTCGACGACGACGGACGGACGGGCTGGATCATCGACACCCCCGGTGTGCGGTCGTTCGGCCTCGGGCACGTCGACGCCGACCACGTCCTGCGCGGATTCCCCGACCTCGACGCGATCGCCGAGGAGTGTCCGCGCGGCTGCACCCACCGCCGCGGTGCGCCCGATTGCGAACTCGATGCGGCCGCGGCGGACGGGCGCCTCACCGGGCCCTCGCTCGCGCGGCTCGAATCGCTCCGCCGGCTCTTCGACTCGATGGACGCGGCCGACGAGCCCGGCGAGCGCGCCGCGAACCCCTGA
- a CDS encoding septum formation family protein: MRPSKFRRVVMVCTTALASMALLSGCTLVTTILAASEPTLDPLPTVTEEPIATTPTPTPAEVGTPTDFFNLKPGDCFDLNVDESAALLYVSCDPPHLYEAYASYSMPGESTYPGDDEVDMFATTSCLDSFTSYVGTTHAQSMFTISWISPTQRSWESLNDREILCTLTPVDGYATTGSAKDSRR, from the coding sequence GTGCGCCCATCGAAGTTCCGTCGCGTCGTCATGGTGTGCACCACCGCGCTCGCGTCGATGGCCCTGCTCAGCGGCTGCACGCTCGTCACGACGATCCTCGCGGCCTCCGAGCCGACGCTCGATCCGCTGCCGACCGTCACCGAGGAGCCGATCGCGACGACGCCGACACCGACGCCCGCCGAAGTGGGGACGCCGACGGACTTCTTCAATCTCAAGCCCGGCGATTGCTTCGACCTGAACGTCGACGAGTCCGCGGCGCTGCTCTACGTGAGCTGCGACCCGCCGCACCTATACGAGGCGTACGCCTCCTACTCGATGCCCGGTGAGTCCACGTACCCCGGTGACGACGAGGTGGACATGTTCGCCACCACGTCGTGCCTCGACTCGTTCACGAGCTACGTGGGAACCACGCACGCGCAGTCGATGTTCACGATCTCGTGGATCTCACCGACCCAGCGGTCGTGGGAGAGCCTGAACGATCGCGAGATCCTCTGCACGTTGACGCCGGTGGACGGCTACGCGACGACCGGCAGCGCGAAGGACTCCCGCCGCTGA
- a CDS encoding zf-HC2 domain-containing protein produces the protein MSGCGCDDALRLLEEYLHNELCSADAADIREHVRTCATCREELLVNTNLMSALRRSCRERAPEQVRTQVIVALRASYRAHG, from the coding sequence ATGAGCGGTTGCGGATGCGACGACGCCTTGCGCCTGCTGGAGGAGTACCTGCACAACGAACTCTGCTCGGCGGATGCGGCCGATATCCGCGAGCACGTCCGGACGTGCGCGACGTGCCGCGAGGAGTTGCTCGTGAACACGAACCTCATGAGTGCGCTCCGCCGCTCGTGTCGTGAGCGTGCGCCCGAGCAGGTCCGCACGCAGGTCATCGTCGCCCTCCGGGCGAGCTACCGCGCCCACGGCTGA
- a CDS encoding septum formation family protein, with amino-acid sequence MAATARSGLAALAVAAASMLVLVGCAPGGEPRPSTPISPESGKPVNLVAISVGDCFDVPPSAPDGQALEYSSCDTPHTYEAYAEHELADGEYPGVDELTTIAKTQCRTAFESFTGGDSHRSAFDFSYIGPSESTWNALDDRELVCILFPLNGQPTTGSARDSGA; translated from the coding sequence GTGGCTGCAACGGCTCGATCCGGACTCGCCGCGCTCGCGGTCGCCGCCGCGTCGATGCTCGTCCTCGTCGGGTGCGCGCCGGGCGGCGAACCTCGCCCCTCGACGCCGATCTCGCCCGAGTCGGGGAAGCCCGTGAACCTCGTGGCCATCTCGGTCGGCGACTGCTTCGACGTCCCCCCGTCCGCTCCCGACGGGCAGGCACTCGAGTACTCCTCGTGCGACACCCCCCACACCTACGAGGCCTACGCCGAGCACGAGCTCGCCGACGGCGAGTACCCGGGTGTCGACGAGCTCACGACGATCGCGAAGACGCAGTGCCGGACGGCCTTCGAGTCGTTCACGGGCGGTGACTCCCACCGATCGGCGTTCGACTTCTCGTACATCGGGCCGTCGGAGTCGACGTGGAACGCGCTCGACGACCGCGAACTCGTCTGCATCCTGTTCCCGCTCAACGGCCAACCGACGACCGGCTCCGCACGCGACTCCGGCGCCTGA
- a CDS encoding inositol monophosphatase family protein yields the protein MATEILHPISSDLRLARELADIADAISMPRFRSHDFDVSLKEDRTHVTDADRAVERAIRERLADARPSDSIYGEEYGTQGTSRRQWIIDPIDGTANYMRGVPIWATLIGLVIDGVPEVGVVSAPALNRRWWGATGHGAYIDDDLSDSNTATDRRIQVSGVQRLEDATISYNSLKGWDEAGRLDPLIDLSRRVARSRAVGEFWSYVLVAEGAIDIAGEYDLKPYDMAALEPVVREAGGRFTSLAGEEGPWHGSALATNGELHDEVLAIVAKRPGPPLRA from the coding sequence GTGGCCACCGAAATCCTGCACCCCATCTCGTCCGATCTGCGGCTCGCGCGTGAGCTCGCCGACATCGCCGATGCGATCTCGATGCCCCGGTTCCGTTCGCACGACTTCGACGTCTCCCTCAAGGAAGACCGCACGCACGTCACCGACGCCGACCGGGCGGTCGAGCGCGCGATCCGCGAGCGGCTCGCGGACGCCCGGCCGAGCGATTCGATCTACGGCGAGGAGTACGGCACGCAGGGTACGAGCCGTCGGCAGTGGATCATCGACCCGATCGACGGCACCGCGAACTACATGCGCGGCGTGCCCATCTGGGCGACGCTCATCGGGCTCGTGATCGACGGGGTGCCCGAGGTCGGCGTCGTGAGCGCACCGGCCCTCAACCGCCGCTGGTGGGGCGCAACGGGCCACGGCGCGTACATCGACGACGATCTGAGCGACTCGAACACCGCGACGGACCGTCGCATCCAGGTCTCGGGGGTGCAGCGCCTCGAGGACGCGACGATCAGTTACAACAGTCTCAAGGGCTGGGACGAGGCGGGCAGGCTCGACCCCCTCATCGACCTCAGCCGCCGCGTCGCGCGCTCGCGCGCCGTCGGCGAGTTCTGGTCGTACGTGCTCGTCGCGGAGGGGGCGATCGACATCGCCGGCGAGTACGACCTCAAGCCGTACGACATGGCGGCGCTCGAGCCCGTCGTCCGCGAGGCCGGTGGCCGGTTCACGAGCCTCGCGGGCGAGGAGGGACCGTGGCACGGTTCGGCGCTCGCGACGAACGGTGAACTGCACGACGAGGTGCTCGCGATCGTCGCGAAGCGTCCGGGGCCGCCACTGCGCGCCTGA
- a CDS encoding thioesterase family protein — protein sequence MDEACYRRTGPGTYESTPSARGAWTPDEQHMAAATGLVVEALVEHARTDPAKRIARISLDILGTIHMGDVELATHVIRPGRRIELVETTLRTRGRTSIVARAWRLAVADTSSVAGTPVAPMPGPAHAEPLAFDEWPDGYVQSIEARTLPGRVPGSARVWLRGTLPIIEGTPTSQLARILALADVANGIAPRSTPSDGPVTFPNVDLQLHLFRDPVGAWLGLDTLQTFGPSGTGLTSSTMHDERGPFGRIEQALLVLPGGHA from the coding sequence GTGGACGAGGCGTGCTATCGACGGACGGGGCCGGGCACCTACGAATCCACGCCGTCCGCGCGCGGCGCGTGGACGCCGGACGAGCAGCACATGGCGGCGGCGACGGGGCTCGTCGTCGAGGCGCTCGTCGAACACGCACGGACGGATCCGGCGAAGCGGATCGCGCGGATCTCCCTCGACATCCTGGGCACGATCCACATGGGCGACGTCGAGCTCGCGACGCACGTGATCCGCCCGGGGCGTCGCATCGAGCTCGTCGAGACGACGCTCCGGACTCGCGGACGCACGAGCATCGTCGCGCGGGCGTGGCGGCTCGCGGTCGCCGACACGAGCTCGGTCGCGGGAACGCCCGTCGCGCCCATGCCGGGCCCCGCGCACGCCGAACCGCTCGCGTTCGACGAGTGGCCCGACGGGTACGTGCAATCCATCGAGGCGCGTACGCTCCCCGGGCGCGTGCCGGGTTCCGCGCGCGTCTGGCTCCGCGGCACGCTCCCGATCATCGAGGGCACCCCGACCTCGCAGCTCGCGCGCATCCTCGCCCTCGCGGACGTCGCGAACGGCATCGCCCCGCGTTCGACGCCGTCCGACGGTCCGGTCACGTTCCCGAACGTGGACCTGCAGCTGCACCTCTTCCGCGACCCGGTCGGCGCGTGGCTCGGTCTCGACACGCTCCAGACCTTCGGTCCGAGCGGCACGGGCCTCACCTCGTCGACCATGCACGACGAGCGTGGCCCCTTCGGCCGCATCGAGCAGGCGCTGCTCGTCCTGCCGGGCGGCCACGCCTAG
- a CDS encoding sigma-70 family RNA polymerase sigma factor, with the protein MTDESDFADESTASDAEPSDAELTALFEEQALPFLDPLYAAAMRMTRNPADAQDLVQETFVKAYAAFRSFTQGTNLKAWLYRILTNLYINQYRKKKREPFTNPLEELEDWQLGSAESTTSHSRSNRSAEAEALERMPDSTVKEALQSLPDDFRMAVLLADVEGFAYKEIAEIMHTPVGTVMSRLHRGRRLLREKLGDYAREQGILPPEAVGSETTTKTTKRERGRTS; encoded by the coding sequence ATGACCGACGAGAGCGACTTCGCGGACGAGTCGACCGCGAGCGACGCCGAACCGAGCGACGCCGAACTGACCGCCCTGTTCGAGGAACAGGCGCTACCCTTCCTCGACCCGCTCTACGCGGCCGCGATGCGGATGACCCGCAATCCCGCCGACGCGCAGGACCTCGTGCAGGAGACGTTCGTGAAGGCCTACGCGGCGTTCCGGAGCTTCACGCAGGGGACCAACCTGAAGGCGTGGCTGTACCGCATCCTCACGAACCTCTACATCAACCAGTACCGGAAGAAGAAGCGCGAGCCGTTCACGAACCCGCTCGAGGAGCTCGAGGACTGGCAGCTGGGCAGTGCGGAGTCGACGACGTCGCACTCGCGGTCCAACCGCTCGGCCGAGGCCGAGGCGCTCGAGCGCATGCCCGACTCGACCGTGAAGGAGGCGCTCCAGTCCCTGCCGGACGACTTCCGGATGGCGGTGCTCCTCGCCGATGTCGAGGGCTTCGCGTACAAGGAGATCGCCGAGATCATGCACACGCCCGTCGGCACGGTCATGAGTCGGCTCCACCGGGGCAGACGCCTGTTGCGCGAGAAGCTCGGCGACTACGCGCGGGAGCAGGGCATCCTGCCGCCCGAGGCGGTCGGCAGCGAGACGACGACGAAAACGACGAAACGGGAACGGGGGAGGACGTCATGA
- a CDS encoding IclR family transcriptional regulator, with protein sequence MAGGTREPGSGVLERAGRILSAFSDREPALSVSGIASRTGLPRSTVHRIASELVAVGYLRRGTDGYEIGTRLFEIGVLAAPVRRLAEAAAAAMRHLSDLVGGATVRLHVLSDEDPARAAALLVQRLPGSGGASDRPRVGGRSSLVATSEGRALLIGQDDAWLYAFARRSGAVTGDDGALDPAELRLTVAGDRERGHSIAANPDTPDRLTLAVPIRRAADLPQAALGVDVLNHESARRALPVLRATGQTIREAVTASS encoded by the coding sequence ATGGCGGGAGGAACGCGCGAGCCGGGCTCCGGCGTCCTCGAGCGCGCGGGGCGGATCCTGTCGGCGTTCTCGGACCGCGAACCGGCGCTCAGCGTGAGCGGCATCGCGTCACGGACCGGTCTCCCTCGGTCCACCGTGCATCGCATCGCGAGCGAGCTCGTCGCCGTCGGCTACCTCCGGCGGGGCACGGACGGGTACGAGATCGGCACGCGTCTCTTCGAGATCGGTGTCCTGGCGGCCCCCGTCCGCCGACTCGCGGAGGCCGCGGCGGCGGCGATGCGACACCTCAGCGACCTCGTCGGCGGCGCCACTGTTCGGCTCCACGTGCTGAGCGACGAGGACCCCGCCCGGGCCGCCGCGCTCCTCGTGCAACGGCTGCCCGGCAGCGGCGGGGCGAGTGATCGGCCGCGCGTCGGCGGGCGGTCCTCCCTCGTTGCGACGTCGGAGGGTCGGGCGCTGCTCATCGGGCAGGACGACGCGTGGCTGTACGCGTTCGCCCGACGGAGCGGAGCCGTGACCGGCGACGACGGGGCGCTCGATCCCGCCGAGCTGCGGCTGACCGTGGCGGGTGATCGCGAGCGCGGTCACTCGATCGCCGCGAATCCCGACACCCCGGATCGGCTGACGCTCGCGGTGCCGATTCGACGTGCGGCCGATCTTCCGCAGGCCGCGCTCGGCGTCGACGTGCTGAACCACGAGAGCGCGCGGCGTGCGTTGCCCGTGCTGCGAGCGACGGGCCAGACGATCCGTGAGGCCGTCACGGCGTCGTCGTGA
- a CDS encoding septum formation family protein, with the protein MRTSTRRVGCALALLAGVGLLTACGTSSEPTTKPMTDVAVGDCFDADEAFTTAFVYADCTPPHLYEAFWAEDVTGDEFPGDEAIATRAGAVCDAQFVTFSGTPVGSGASYASLFLGPTSETWAAGDRSIVCVAMPLDGQPKGGSAKAS; encoded by the coding sequence ATGCGCACTTCGACCAGGCGCGTCGGCTGTGCGCTCGCACTCCTCGCCGGTGTCGGGCTGCTGACCGCGTGCGGGACCTCCTCCGAACCGACCACGAAGCCGATGACGGATGTCGCGGTCGGTGACTGCTTCGATGCGGACGAGGCGTTCACGACCGCCTTCGTCTACGCCGATTGCACACCGCCCCACCTGTACGAGGCGTTCTGGGCCGAGGACGTGACCGGCGACGAGTTCCCGGGCGACGAGGCGATCGCGACCCGGGCGGGCGCCGTGTGCGATGCGCAGTTCGTCACGTTCTCGGGCACCCCGGTCGGTTCCGGCGCGAGCTACGCCTCCCTGTTCCTCGGCCCGACGTCCGAGACGTGGGCGGCCGGGGACCGCAGCATCGTGTGTGTCGCGATGCCGCTCGACGGTCAGCCGAAGGGCGGTTCCGCGAAGGCGTCGTGA
- a CDS encoding MFS transporter — MTSTPASIGGSKDTRWPAFAVCTAVAVLTILDLAKVNVTLAPISHTLGTGATETQLIVAGYVLAFGIALVPAGRLGDVWNRKALFEIGLAVFTGASLLCALAPVKEVLVGARLLQGLAAGILMPQVLGLVQQLFQGAERGRAFGIFGASIGLGTAFGPTVGGLLIGTLGEELGWRWTFGMNVPLALILLVLALRLLPAAQPRSAGTQLDLVGVGLLASTVLLVMLPFVLTTGRSDDVPARWFLLIGAAITGAAFVAWERRYARVGKTPVIDFALFRTSSYRYGVLITTCFFMAMPAVFLVITLFLMQGQGHPALVAGLVSVPYALVSAVSAAVLGRYTHRFAPQLVVAGVGTYLVGIAGVLVVAGFADPEHAPLLVAAVFAISGAGAGAVMGANQMRTLVDVPLSEAGVAGSFQQVGQRLGNAVGVAVTTSTFFAGIAAAGGEGVADLESYRHTMTLCMTILLGVVGVTLILAIVDLVGARRRGRTSPAEPPAR, encoded by the coding sequence ATGACGTCAACTCCAGCATCGATCGGCGGCTCGAAGGACACCCGGTGGCCGGCGTTCGCCGTGTGCACGGCGGTCGCGGTCCTGACGATCCTCGACCTCGCGAAGGTCAACGTCACCCTCGCCCCGATCTCGCACACGCTCGGCACCGGCGCGACCGAGACCCAGCTCATCGTGGCCGGATACGTGCTCGCGTTCGGTATCGCACTCGTTCCTGCCGGTCGGCTCGGCGACGTGTGGAACCGCAAGGCGCTGTTCGAGATCGGTCTCGCCGTCTTCACCGGCGCGAGCCTCCTGTGCGCGCTCGCCCCGGTCAAGGAGGTGCTCGTCGGTGCTCGGCTGCTGCAGGGGCTCGCGGCGGGCATCCTCATGCCGCAGGTGCTCGGCCTCGTGCAGCAGCTGTTCCAGGGAGCTGAGCGCGGGCGCGCGTTCGGCATCTTCGGTGCGTCCATCGGGCTCGGCACGGCGTTCGGGCCGACGGTGGGCGGGTTGCTCATCGGCACGCTCGGGGAGGAGCTCGGATGGCGCTGGACATTCGGCATGAACGTGCCGCTCGCGCTCATCCTGCTCGTGCTCGCGCTCCGGCTGCTCCCCGCCGCGCAGCCGCGTTCGGCGGGGACGCAGCTCGATCTCGTCGGCGTCGGGCTCCTCGCGTCGACGGTCCTGCTCGTCATGCTCCCCTTCGTGTTAACCACGGGGCGCTCCGACGACGTCCCCGCGAGGTGGTTCCTGCTCATCGGGGCGGCGATCACCGGGGCCGCGTTCGTCGCGTGGGAGCGGCGGTATGCCCGCGTCGGCAAGACGCCCGTCATCGATTTCGCCCTGTTCCGCACATCCTCGTACCGGTACGGCGTCCTCATCACGACGTGCTTCTTCATGGCCATGCCCGCCGTGTTCCTCGTCATCACGCTCTTCCTCATGCAGGGACAGGGCCATCCGGCGCTCGTCGCCGGCCTCGTGTCCGTGCCCTACGCCCTCGTCTCGGCCGTGTCGGCCGCCGTCCTCGGGCGCTACACGCACCGCTTCGCGCCGCAGCTCGTCGTCGCGGGCGTCGGCACGTACCTCGTGGGGATCGCGGGCGTCCTCGTGGTGGCGGGTTTCGCGGACCCCGAGCACGCGCCGCTCCTCGTCGCGGCGGTCTTCGCGATCTCGGGCGCGGGCGCGGGCGCCGTGATGGGCGCGAACCAGATGCGGACGCTCGTCGACGTCCCGCTCTCGGAGGCGGGGGTCGCCGGCTCGTTCCAGCAGGTCGGGCAGCGCCTCGGGAACGCCGTGGGCGTCGCGGTCACGACCTCGACGTTCTTCGCCGGGATCGCCGCTGCCGGGGGCGAGGGAGTCGCCGATCTCGAGTCCTACCGACACACGATGACGCTCTGCATGACGATTCTGCTCGGTGTCGTCGGCGTGACGCTGATCCTGGCGATCGTGGATCTCGTCGGTGCGCGACGCCGTGGCCGGACGTCCCCGGCGGAGCCGCCCGCGCGCTAG
- a CDS encoding SDR family NAD(P)-dependent oxidoreductase, which translates to MRIDGRSAIVTGGASGLGLATVRRLMTDGASVVIVDLPGSRGAEVATELGERVRFAPGDVRSETDVAQALDVAESLAPLAVAVNCAGVADAARVVGRGGPFPLDTFRRVVDINLVGTFNVLRLAAARMAAHDDADATERGVIVDTASVAAFDGQIGQAAYAASKGGVAAMTLPIARDLASARIRVVTIAPGLFRTPMFEGLDPKAVASLESQTPHPARLGHPEEYADLVAHIVANPMLNGEVIRLDGAIRMAPR; encoded by the coding sequence ATGCGAATCGACGGGCGTTCGGCGATCGTGACGGGAGGCGCGTCCGGTCTCGGCCTCGCGACCGTCCGGCGACTCATGACGGACGGCGCATCGGTGGTGATCGTCGACCTGCCGGGGTCGCGCGGCGCCGAGGTCGCGACGGAACTCGGCGAGCGCGTCCGGTTCGCGCCCGGGGACGTCCGGAGCGAGACCGACGTCGCGCAGGCACTCGATGTCGCCGAATCGCTCGCCCCCCTCGCCGTCGCCGTCAACTGCGCGGGGGTCGCCGACGCCGCGCGCGTCGTGGGACGTGGTGGGCCGTTCCCGCTCGACACGTTCCGGCGCGTCGTCGACATCAACCTCGTCGGGACGTTCAACGTGCTCCGGCTCGCCGCCGCCCGCATGGCCGCGCACGACGACGCGGACGCGACCGAGCGGGGCGTCATCGTCGACACGGCGTCGGTCGCGGCGTTCGACGGTCAGATCGGCCAGGCCGCCTACGCGGCGTCGAAGGGAGGGGTCGCGGCCATGACCCTCCCGATCGCGCGGGACCTCGCGTCCGCGCGCATCCGCGTCGTGACGATCGCGCCGGGGCTCTTCCGGACGCCCATGTTCGAGGGGCTCGACCCGAAGGCCGTCGCCTCGCTCGAGTCGCAGACGCCCCACCCCGCGCGGCTCGGCCACCCCGAGGAGTACGCCGACCTCGTCGCGCACATCGTCGCGAACCCCATGCTCAACGGCGAGGTGATCCGGCTCGACGGCGCGATCAGGATGGCGCCGCGCTGA